The Cloacibacillus sp. genome has a segment encoding these proteins:
- a CDS encoding Fur family transcriptional regulator, with protein sequence MMDQQKIEEFQTICKRNGWKCTSQRLAVYEFVHENYTHPGVDDVWRHVRQNLPAVTRESVYRILNEFAERGIIQRLDHIDSARYDCQTGPQGHFICEICGGITDFAFPEGAFPSANMAGGEVRHVELRLSGICGKCRQAREMEEKAR encoded by the coding sequence ATGATGGATCAGCAAAAGATCGAGGAATTTCAGACGATATGCAAACGGAACGGATGGAAATGTACGTCACAGCGGCTCGCGGTTTATGAATTTGTACACGAAAACTATACGCATCCCGGAGTGGACGACGTGTGGAGACATGTCAGACAAAATTTACCGGCTGTGACCAGAGAGAGCGTTTACCGGATATTGAACGAATTCGCGGAACGTGGAATCATTCAGCGTCTGGACCATATCGACAGTGCGCGTTATGACTGTCAAACGGGGCCGCAGGGACATTTTATCTGCGAGATCTGCGGCGGGATAACAGATTTCGCCTTCCCTGAAGGGGCGTTTCCCTCCGCTAATATGGCCGGCGGAGAGGTGCGTCACGTCGAGCTCAGGCTCAGCGGCATCTGCGGCAAATGCAGACAGGCCAGGGAAATGGAAGAAAAGGCAAGATAA
- a CDS encoding amino acid carrier protein produces the protein MLALVENTLSTLVDILWGPSLLISLIGTGIWFTLITKFWPVRYFGKAMKQCLNMDKDTSLSKAPGIVTPYQAASIAIAGAIGTGNIGGVASAIALGGPGVLFWMWVTAIVGMATKLVEITLAVYYRDKKVNGDTWGGPTFYMEKGIGKKTKLWIPLAWTFGLGIMIQYFISLENFTVSEALTEAFGINQIYTSLFYGFMCAIVVIGGFKKVAGFAAKMLPLMSILYVAAGLFIIAINVHKLPDVFAMIVAKAFTPCAAIGGFAGASLLLAIRTGISRSLFSNEAGWGASPMAHASAKTNHPVEQGLWGIFEVFVDTMVICTITALVILVTGEWSSGEAGATLTMRSFRSGMGPMGFYFVAFVAFLFSWTTSTSWSSYFQTLLEHAFRSKPKVAAKIDRLMRMCYVLPGILSTIFIVNIGIKTEIVWLVSDVATSLPTYVNLFAILFLTKKFLAILKDYEGKRVLWGKEIFYKYDKEI, from the coding sequence ATGCTGGCTTTAGTTGAAAACACGCTGAGTACTTTAGTAGATATTTTATGGGGGCCGTCGCTTCTGATAAGCTTGATTGGAACAGGAATATGGTTTACTTTGATCACCAAATTCTGGCCTGTAAGATATTTCGGTAAAGCTATGAAACAATGCCTCAATATGGACAAAGATACATCGCTATCAAAGGCTCCCGGGATCGTCACTCCATATCAGGCGGCAAGCATCGCAATCGCCGGAGCGATAGGGACGGGAAATATTGGCGGTGTCGCAAGCGCTATCGCCCTTGGCGGCCCTGGGGTGCTCTTCTGGATGTGGGTGACGGCCATTGTTGGAATGGCTACAAAATTGGTGGAGATCACGCTTGCTGTCTATTATCGCGATAAGAAGGTTAACGGTGATACATGGGGCGGTCCGACCTTTTATATGGAAAAGGGGATTGGTAAGAAGACAAAGCTCTGGATACCTTTGGCATGGACCTTTGGATTGGGGATAATGATCCAATACTTTATCTCTCTTGAAAATTTCACCGTTTCCGAAGCTCTCACTGAAGCATTCGGCATCAATCAGATATATACCTCTCTTTTTTATGGATTTATGTGTGCGATAGTGGTCATTGGCGGTTTTAAAAAGGTTGCTGGTTTTGCCGCCAAGATGCTGCCGCTGATGTCCATCCTTTATGTGGCGGCTGGGTTGTTCATAATAGCGATAAATGTTCATAAGCTGCCGGATGTTTTTGCTATGATCGTAGCCAAGGCTTTCACACCATGCGCTGCGATAGGTGGTTTTGCCGGGGCATCTTTGCTGCTTGCGATACGTACAGGTATCTCTCGCAGCCTCTTTAGCAACGAAGCGGGATGGGGCGCGAGCCCTATGGCCCATGCCTCTGCAAAGACGAATCACCCAGTGGAACAGGGGTTGTGGGGGATATTTGAGGTTTTTGTCGATACAATGGTAATCTGTACTATAACAGCCTTGGTCATTCTCGTTACCGGTGAATGGTCGAGCGGCGAAGCTGGCGCTACATTGACAATGAGATCTTTCCGTTCCGGCATGGGACCTATGGGATTCTATTTTGTGGCTTTCGTAGCCTTCCTATTTTCGTGGACCACCTCGACAAGCTGGTCTAGCTATTTCCAAACGCTTCTGGAACACGCGTTCCGTTCAAAGCCGAAAGTTGCCGCTAAAATAGACAGGCTTATGAGAATGTGCTATGTACTGCCGGGAATTTTAAGTACGATATTTATTGTAAATATAGGAATAAAGACGGAGATTGTTTGGTTAGTTTCAGATGTAGCTACCTCTCTTCCAACCTATGTAAATCTTTTTGCAATATTGTTTCTCACGAAAAAATTCCTTGCAATTCTCAAGGATTATGAAGGAAAACGTGTTCTTTGGGGAAAAGAGATTTTCTACAAATATGACAAAGAAATATAA
- a CDS encoding saccharopine dehydrogenase C-terminal domain-containing protein, producing MKILITGAGMIGSIVAMELCRENDVTLIDGSDAALKRVSSKEMNIELIQGSVFDEKKLEGLISTSDVVVIALPGNLAVSVAESALKQRKAVFDISSIPNDVLLGKIRELADKNKTLYVPKIGIAPGMTNFLTGRGCVGLDFVKDVKIYVGGIPQKKESPMGYKTVFCLEETLQEYLDPAMVIENGNKKYVEAMSCLHNVDFEGLEGLEAFLTDGLATLAETIPAENMSEFTIRWPGHIQQIKNLIALGMFDKNEDDFEGMKITPREYLISHLAPLWKMELAKGDKDLTLFRIVVKGTKDGAEVESKWETVDRYDEERNITSMGKCTAFSCTSFIRAWMKSLFNNNGFVFPEKLSVNDSLYRYVMESMAYHGVYFTEQHTTLKRY from the coding sequence ATGAAGATATTGATTACTGGAGCAGGGATGATCGGTTCTATCGTCGCTATGGAATTATGCAGGGAAAACGACGTAACGCTTATCGACGGGAGTGACGCGGCTCTGAAAAGAGTCAGTTCAAAAGAAATGAACATAGAACTGATACAAGGTTCTGTCTTTGATGAAAAAAAGCTAGAGGGGTTGATTTCAACTAGTGATGTGGTTGTGATTGCCCTACCGGGTAATTTGGCTGTCAGCGTCGCTGAATCTGCGCTGAAACAGCGAAAGGCCGTTTTTGATATAAGCTCTATACCGAACGATGTCCTGCTTGGTAAAATCAGAGAGCTTGCGGATAAGAATAAAACCCTTTATGTGCCTAAAATTGGTATAGCCCCAGGCATGACCAATTTTCTTACTGGCCGTGGGTGTGTTGGCCTCGACTTTGTGAAAGATGTAAAGATATATGTCGGTGGTATTCCGCAGAAAAAAGAGTCTCCAATGGGGTATAAGACGGTGTTTTGCCTCGAGGAAACGCTGCAGGAATATCTTGATCCGGCGATGGTGATAGAGAATGGTAATAAAAAATATGTAGAGGCGATGTCTTGCTTACACAATGTTGATTTTGAAGGGCTTGAAGGTTTGGAGGCCTTTCTTACGGATGGTCTTGCCACATTGGCAGAAACGATACCGGCGGAAAATATGTCTGAATTTACCATTCGCTGGCCTGGTCATATTCAACAGATAAAGAACCTGATCGCGCTCGGAATGTTCGACAAGAACGAAGATGATTTCGAAGGAATGAAGATAACCCCGAGGGAATATCTTATCAGCCATCTAGCTCCTCTTTGGAAGATGGAGCTGGCTAAAGGAGATAAAGATCTCACTCTCTTCCGTATCGTTGTAAAGGGTACAAAAGACGGGGCAGAAGTTGAGTCTAAGTGGGAGACTGTTGATAGATACGACGAAGAGAGGAATATCACCTCGATGGGGAAGTGCACCGCTTTTAGTTGTACATCGTTTATCAGAGCTTGGATGAAATCTCTCTTTAACAACAATGGTTTTGTCTTCCCGGAAAAATTATCGGTAAATGATTCTCTTTATCGTTATGTTATGGAGTCGATGGCTTATCACGGAGTGTATTTTACAGAGCAGCACACAACTTTGAAACGATACTGA
- a CDS encoding Lrp/AsnC family transcriptional regulator, with translation MKKPIKMSYDETDLRIIEEIRDNARISYKNLSEAVNLSVPAVFERMKKMEERGVIQGYKTAVDYCRIGYPIHVFILLHDDRCRDGVPYMLSQMESIFQFWIVSGEYDYLLEVYLSTSQELDDLLNELYKIGRTHTMLILNKLKEDSL, from the coding sequence ATGAAGAAACCTATAAAGATGAGCTATGATGAAACAGACCTGCGAATCATCGAAGAGATACGTGATAATGCAAGAATTTCTTATAAGAATTTAAGTGAGGCGGTAAACCTGTCTGTACCAGCGGTATTCGAACGCATGAAAAAAATGGAAGAAAGGGGGGTGATACAAGGGTACAAGACCGCCGTCGACTACTGCAGGATAGGATACCCTATACATGTATTTATACTTCTGCACGACGACCGCTGTCGTGACGGTGTCCCCTACATGTTGAGCCAGATGGAGAGTATCTTTCAATTTTGGATTGTCTCAGGCGAATATGACTATCTCCTAGAGGTTTATCTTTCAACCAGCCAGGAGTTAGACGATCTCCTGAATGAACTGTATAAAATAGGAAGGACTCATACAATGCTTATTTTAAATAAACTTAAAGAGGATTCGCTATAG